A genome region from Aphelocoma coerulescens isolate FSJ_1873_10779 chromosome Z unlocalized genomic scaffold, UR_Acoe_1.0 ChrZ, whole genome shotgun sequence includes the following:
- the GPX8 gene encoding probable glutathione peroxidase 8 isoform X1, with the protein MEPLTTSYPLKYSVPKARVFVVFLSMVLCTTILCLLQLRFFKPKIKDFYSFEVKDSRGRIISLEKYRGKATLVVNVASYCQYTDKNYIALQELHREFGPSHFTVLAFPCNQFGESEPSSSQEIESFAKGNYGVTFPVFHKIKILGSEADPAFKFLIDSSKKEPRWNFWKYLVSPEGKVVKFWRPEEPIESIKPEVTSLIRQIIMKKREDL; encoded by the exons ATGGAGCCTCTCACAACTAGTTATCCTCTGAAATACTCAGTGCCCAAAGCCAGGGTCTTTGTTGTCTTCCTGTCAATGGTTTTGTGTACCACCATTCTCTGCCTGCTGCAACTCAGGTTTTTTAAACCTAAAATCAaagatttttattcttttgaagTCAAGGATTCACGAGGAAGGATCATTTCCTTGGAGAAGTACAGAGGGAAA gcAACTTTGGTTGTAAACGTGGCCAGTTACTGCCAATACACAGACAAAAATTACATCGCACTGCAAGAGCTACACAGAGAGTTTGGTCCCTCCCACTTCACTGTGCTGGCGTTTCCCTGCAACCAGTTCGGAGAATCAGAGCCTAGTTCAAGCCAGGAAATAGAATCTTTTGCCAAAGGAAACTATGGAGTAACATTCCCTGTTTTCCACAAAATCAAGATCCTAGGATCAGAAGCAGATCCCGCCTTTAAATTTCTAATAG ATTCCTCAAAGAAAGAGCCTCGATGGAATTTCTGGAAGTACCTTGTCAGCCCTGAGGGTAAAGTTGTGAAATTCTGGAGACCCGAAGAGCCAATAGAAAGCATCAAACCAGAAGTAACGTCATTAATCAGGCAGATTAtcatgaaaaaaagagaagacctCTGA
- the GPX8 gene encoding probable glutathione peroxidase 8 isoform X2: MEPLTTSYPLKYSVPKARVFVVFLSMVLCTTILCLLQLRFFKPKIKDFYSFEVKDSRGRIISLEKYRGKIPQRKSLDGISGSTLSALRVKL, encoded by the exons ATGGAGCCTCTCACAACTAGTTATCCTCTGAAATACTCAGTGCCCAAAGCCAGGGTCTTTGTTGTCTTCCTGTCAATGGTTTTGTGTACCACCATTCTCTGCCTGCTGCAACTCAGGTTTTTTAAACCTAAAATCAaagatttttattcttttgaagTCAAGGATTCACGAGGAAGGATCATTTCCTTGGAGAAGTACAGAGGGAAA ATTCCTCAAAGAAAGAGCCTCGATGGAATTTCTGGAAGTACCTTGTCAGCCCTGAGGGTAAAGTTGTGA